In Apium graveolens cultivar Ventura unplaced genomic scaffold, ASM990537v1 ctg8871, whole genome shotgun sequence, the sequence TCACGGATATTTGAAGTGATTCTAGTATTAGTGTGGCTTCTTTCAAATGAGACTGAAAATGAATTGAATTAACCTCAAATGCATATATAAGACCTTGAATTAAGACTCGCATGtacataaaattaatatttattaataataaatattcaTAAATGATATTACTATAAGATATGTGCAGATGATTATTGATTCCACCTTGGATGCTTTATCATCCTGGAGCGGAACTCAAGCCAGAATGCAACCCGCGATTCCTTTAGCAACTATAAACGCAATTGATCTAAGCCGAAAATGACAACAATTTACATTAAGGACATAAGAATATAAAAAGATAGTCTAAGAAAATTGCACATATTatacataaaaattaaaatggAAGAGGCAGTAATCAATTAATTATTCTTTTGAATCATTCTTTCACTGTAAAGATATAATCAAATATATAAGAAGAAAGACACTTATATTCTGACTTCTCAACATTTGCGCCTTTCACAAAATTTTCCACGGCCTTCTGAAATCCTTCTTTCTTTCAATAATCATAAATGTAGAGATCCGTGTAGAAATTTTCAAATCAAATAAATTCAAATGGTGAATTAAAAGATATAAGATAGAATCAAACAATATAATGTTGAATTTAATATGTGTGGACATATTAAAAAAGAATTTTCAATTAATCGTAATAAAGGCAAAGAATGTAAAAAAGATAAATAaggtataaagaaaataaaattagAGTATATGGGAAAAAtcttgaattaattataaatataaatactgAAAAGAATCTTTAATTCATTATTTAAAGAACAAAGTAATAGATATTTATTTATAGTTAAGTTTGATAAAACTTTTGTACtacataataaaaataaatgtcaaaaataaCAAGGACAAAAATAAATGGTTTAACTACAACAATATCATTGTAAGAAAATATCGCGCGGATTTAAATAAAGGATATCATCGTAAAAATCATTTAtcattataaataaatattacattactaattaatttttttaataatttctaacacaagtaaatataaaataactaattttataaatttgcttaaagattttaaataaaaaatgacCAAATTATAAGTTTTCAGAAAAGGGTATCCACAAATCTTTagattttttctttaattttttaattataaaatgaatGTGGAAGAAGGGTAAAGGGTCACGGTTGATAGTATAGGGCTAAGGTTAGTGTGAATTATTGTTATTGTTAGGTTATAGCATAGATTTCTATATTAACTTAGGGATCTCTATGCAACAGTTCTCTAAATAGTAGatatagaataaatcaatttggAACAACTTATGTGAAATTGTTCAAGCTGGAATTTGAGGATAAAACTTTTTGAAGTCAATAAGTTGTAGAAATTCCTCCAAGTCCAATATCGTGAAGTCTAGAAGAGCTATGTAGTGAAGTTCATCAAACCAAGTAGTAAAGTCTGATCCACAATATTATGAAGTTCAAATTTGGTCTATATGGAGAAGTCCAAATTTTCTCTAGATCGAAAAATCTAACTATGTGCTATACCGTGAAATCAAGAAAGATGTTATATCAAAAAGTTAAAGTTATTCAAGATCATGAAATCCAAGTTGTACTATATCGTGACAAACGAACGAAGGTACAAATTTACAAGAAAATAAGAAACATACCACTACAACACATTGTACATGGAGGGGTCCGTGAATATGTGTCAAGCCTATACTTAAACTTggagagaaagaaaagaacaaaTACACAGCAAAAGAGGAGGAGCGTACAAAAGAAAAAAGTGGTCCTAAAATCTACAAAGGTGCAACGTGCACACCTAGTACTacattattttttatatataatgcATTTACAATTATTAGTTCTGTGTAACCAATAGGAGATTCGTTTTGTAATATATTTTCTCTCTCTATAAGCCAAACTCTAGAGCTTGTTCTTGGGAAGTAGCCAAGAAGAATAACATTGTTTTTTATTGAAAGTTGtagcataatttatttatatcTTATATAAATAAATTGAGTAAAATATCTATGTGTTCTTGCATAGTTATATATatgctgtgtaataaccccaaaaattttggactttttgtaaaccttatgactagttattttgctgaataagaaaacttttaatgccacacaatgtagcaattcttttatggatattctgaggtcttattagtactctatatggtatataagtgtatgtaaagatcgtcagaatccaaatcgaacactttgatttttcccaaaaatccaccagataccgaaagaattgagtataaggtaacaggataaaaaggatttaaattcaaggattataagaggggatcataaaaggaatataatttattgagaagggtttaggggaacccaagtaataagatcccgggtataatctctcaaacgataaagagaacgaaagttaagcgaaccgtaaaataaataaacgaccaagagacaagcttgtacaagaagcaaggattgtgacatcatcaaaccacaaggaagagacatgtggcaaatggatgacatagacatggtgacataagcatgacaaatggagggattgttggttgatttacaagccacacaaattttaccatggttaaaaggtaataagcaaaacaaaaggaaacaaccaagcaaaacaaatcaaaaatacaaaacacaaattagaagttgactttttcTTTCCAAGACAAAAGCTCTcgccaaaaccagagcagcaacttaaactaccatatctccttcaatactcactcaaatagtatgttctatagcgcTTTGGAAAGGTAtagagatggcctacaactcttgttcacaagtctcgtccaaataagcatggtaagaccctgTTTTGACATTTCTTTCAATCTGAcgtttagaaacttcaaaacctaactttgtgttcttgatttctttggaaagatcaagcttgtaggaggctccctaaaaCTTCCTAGCTACtttaatcactccaaggaaggtataacacctccaaaccctagctttactttgagtattatgatggttttgatggttatagtaaatgagaagcatgatgcttgtgtgtttagagtttggattggatttgtagtaatttagatgttgaaatcttgtttatagttaatgaaacttaagtatagctagtagttcatgtgtggggttgtataaattggaaaatcttgaggtttggggactgatgtagtagggtttggatgagggttggttgtattgttggttgtgagttgaatggtggttgtttggagtggtttaaaacttggtaatcgcgtaaacatagtcgtcgtaatgcccaattgcatacaactgcttgttcttagtgtttgggacagagctaactattgaatctgtgactttgccatgtttagttagattatgtcgtaaacttcgttttgatatgtggttcgcttgaatccgatgacggtttaggagaaacgaccgttttaagtaacggcgtttcgcgaacgaaacattacccctcgccttactttgaaaccttggttaaggcccttaaatgactaattggagtatgaaacaattatgtaaagtggactaggcagttggtagggtactcgcgaaagcgttccttaaaattcgtaatatttaatttattaaaaatggtggagccgagggtactcgaacgacttatgtgatttgttaagcgtagaaatgaccataagcaaacgttagggttaattggttaaagtctagtttcttaagcgaccgcggtttaattccggcttatgttgttcataggttaccgacccactctaagcttaagtctaccccggagcactcaggcaagttttatacccgttatactgttgttgtgatgtaaatatatgtatatgcattatcttgtgataagtgcatgattgttattagcaaattttgcaatatattggagcatgctgatatggtatatatgcatgtctgtttcgtaatcttgatattattcttgattcaaatgcttataagttgcataatatctatgctagagataagcagtagttgcgtatacccttagtacaggggacccaaagtgaacattttctaaaccgggagtcgatgttcccgagtataatatatatatatatttatattatatattttatatatatagatatagttttcaaaactattaatcgaataagtttattcgataactttattttatttaatgaatattattttgaatattattcgaggacttatgactccgcttattttattaaataaatattattttgaatattcattcgagacttatgactccgcttactttatttaatgaatattattttgaatattcattcgaggacttaagactccgtttattttatttaatgaatattattttaaatattcattcgaggacttatgactccgcttactttatttaatgaatattattttgaatattcattcgaggacttaagactccgtttattttatttaatgaatatattttgaatattcatttgaggacttatgactccgcttatttactaaataatattctttattttattaaagaataatttcgataatcaaacttattttcgattattcaaataaagatcatactttcgtataagtatatctttggttatttattattcatttcaagtataagttttaaaacttctacttcagttattttaataaggattatccttgtgggaatattatttaaataataatattcagatattttctaatatatcgggactgatttattttattaaatcagcattactccaaacattcttaaaaaatgttttcgagtcttcaaaataattttaaaagttagagcagattccaaaactcgttttcgaatttaagatcttcctttcgaaggggatttaatactcgctcaaaaatctgagggatccggctccgtgatgtattcttatattcgcaaaaggttgctgttttgataaaagagtttttgattacttacccaacactcgggaagtaaaattcttggaataagttaatccattaacaggcatcgcctgggaaatatcggtgagtttttctttccaactagatgcgacttctggcggagtcgtatcaacaagttcctacttaggaaaaggggagacgagctttacgtttcagagtcatggatttcatctgaactaggagtggcgtaagtggtcgagtggcgccggcccagccttattatattggcccaaatggccttgaagttccgctaagacggtccagtccttaggagtccagtgttcggttgacaagtaaatccgacaggttctcctctacatgtagaaaatggtggggctgtactactgcgactgatcatcgtaagtggtcttcctggcgcggcaaactccgtaatgagttcatcatccagtttggatatttttgcaacactaccctgagcattcgatcgaaaggctacagatgggtgattgctgaggcattgacagggtcaaacggttataatgatgtttccctcaaatgaagtatctcgtaacttcatttcttttaaacaacatttcaaggattgaatctattcaagtcttatcttgtagtctcatctatgtgatgaactttcgaaattgtttataccttgaacggtggtggttcaagtagtattcggaaaagatataagtatattggagtatcttgtaacttcatcttttcaacttatatccagttaatgattatcttatgaatgacaaagattttcagaaaaacgttgagacaaggttagatatatgagatcaccttgcaacgatatttttatagttataaactggaactctgtgtattatacatgtcagaggatttcaaaattgtgaaaagtatatatgtatatatatactgaatattttgcgacttggtcgcgttaagatatcaacttggttcatttcttctggaccaagactttcatgagtactatgagaatgctcatatattgttaattattatacatattatttggtgggcttgttgctcacccttgctttcttctttcttcacacaacaacagataaaaagatgaacaggaccaagcttccaattcgtaAGCGGtcaggaaacgttctgcagttttctggaagcgttgatgccaccgtagctgaggtaggaactaccaataggctaggctttcaactattgatgaaccagacttattatattatgaattgtaataatggcaaagaatatgtaaattattcagaaaccctttgaggtgaaatggtttataattgtggaataaaatgacttgtgttatttttggtattcatctctgagactataacttgtggtgtgtgtgtatattgtggggtcacatacagtagtagtagttggttgattattaagattaatattattaagggaaatggaactcgtgacaacccggatcccgaccccggatttgggggtgttacatgtagttagttttatattttatttgttaACTAAAAAATGACCATTATCACTGTGTTGTGTCAAGAGTCTTAAAACACATAGAAGAAATACATGTAAATAATCACAAGTGTATTTGACAAATAAGTTAAAATTTGGGCGAACTAACTAACAATAGAAATCTCTGGGAACTAAAAAGTAGAGCAAAGAAAATGTAATAAATTAATTGGCACAGTGGTAAATAATAAAGAATAATTAATACTTCTTGTAAATGAACTAACTAAACTCACGTAAGGGTGTAACTAAATTGGAGTCATAACTAATTTTACTTGCAAAAAAATCGTGAATGTTTTTAGCAACTACCAATCGTCGGACACTCTTAGATATTCGGGTGGCATTAGCCAATATCTTTAAATTGATATTACAATTCAGTTTTATTACTTCTTCATTTAAGTTACATCCATTAAAAAATGAACAGAGAAATGGCAGTTAAAATTGTATAAGGAAAATTAAATATGTAAAATGATTGTACAATCTTATAGATATACATAAAAGGGAATGACTTACCCATAATTAGGGTCACGTTTACCTCATCAACTTGAATAGTAACAAGAAGCAAGTGATGATCAATAAGTCACCTCGTTAAAGGAACCTTGCTCCAACATATAACCAACATATTTCAATTTACCTTATATTTTTACGGAAAAGGTAAGAAGCAAGCATTTCCCTATAATTAAATTGattaaattaatcaaaaaaacAAAATGAGAGAATAAGTTTGGATACCGTACATGTCATCTTGCAAGCTTGCCAAGCTAGTTATAGTTTAACAGATTAGCTCAAACAATAAGATTTTAACTTCAGGTCCAGCAAAATTTATAAATTTGGAAAAGATCATTCCTGAGTTGTGATAAATTATATCCATTACATAATTAAGAGTAACGAAATAGCATACTAGCAGCAAGAAAGAATTTAATGCAAGGTGTTAAGTATAGACTCTTCATAACTAATATCGAACATACTGAAGTTTTGAACTAACATGTTGATATCAACGCTTGGTGGGAGGAATCCAGATCAGCACCAAAAATATGTTGAGCCAAAAATGATGATCATATATAAAGTACTCTAACAAGTatcttaattatttttttaagtaattttttaaatgattaaaCACCTTACTAAATCAGATGATATGATGTTGTTCTTTTGTTTGGGAATGCAGAGAGTTGGGTATATCAATAAGAGAAAGAGCCTAATGAGTAGACACAATTAAGACTAGTTTTTATTTTGTGCCTTCCTCTACATATGTGTTAAAGATATATAGGTCACATGTACAAAATGCCTATTCTATACCAGTACTTATAAAATATGTATTTTTCTACATGACATGATCACGTTGATGTATAGctaaattgaaaaaaaaatctTTTACGGTAACTTTTTCAACTAATCTCATTTAGAATAAACTAGTACTTATTAACTTATAATAGAAATAAAAAGTAAACTCCTAGACGGCTAGATGTATCTATACAAGATATGAAACTACTTAAATGTTGGTCGCTTATAATAATATTTTCGCAAAAAAGCATGGGCATAAgctataatattttatttatttttatcaacCTAAGTTCAACATCAAAATGATCAAAAAAGAAAGAAGGATCCAAATCTCTGAGTTGGGCTCTTGATGAGCGCTAGTATATTGCTTGATTTCTTCTTCAATTCTTAATGTTTCGTCCCTTATTTTTGTCTGGGTGAATGGACATTATTTTTGTAGGAGGAGAAAACTGATGGTTAATAAGCAGCATGTTACCTCCATTAGTATGAGGCATTTTGGTAAGTATCAAAAATAAATTTATGCGGGCTCGGCCCAAATCGACAATATCATTTTAATGTGAAGAGGCTCGCACGTAGTCCAACAAGTAGTATCATTGCCAGGTTACTTATTGGGCCACTGCGAACCttaactccaattagtatgatATTATCCGCTTTATGCGCACGAATTTATTTTGGGGAACATCCCACACTACAACATTTTGCAATCATATACTTTTTTTGTCGTTGTGTGACAAGTATGTTTTCTGTTGTGTTTCCAACACTCGTGTGATTGAACATCAGACAATGGTTGTTTTTACCCTTGTAAAAATAGAGATTAAACAACCTGTTAGAGTACTTGTGTTAACATGGAAGACAGAACAGTTATTCAACAAACCATTGTTGGAACTTTTTAAAATaactatttttttatttaactACTGTCTATCTAACTTAACAATAATGGTTTTGTAaccttattcgatattttcataaACAACAGTTTATAATCTTTTTTTAACTAGTAAAACCATTATCATGAATGTTTTTTGTTTAAAAGACAATGGTGTAAAAAATTTAAACCATtgcaaagaatatcaaaagacaacaattttttaaaaaaatatatgtgCAGTGACACATACAACGGTCTTCATCATTTTTAAGTGGGTTGCACACAATTTTTTACAAAGttaatctcattatttaaaataaatcaattttaaaataaaatgatattataataattcaattgttatttcacaattgaaattaaatttataatacaaaggttctctacaagaattacaaCTATAACTTAAAATCTATTTCTAAATATGCTCATTAAGGTACACAATAACTAATTTGCATACATATACTCATAAGGGGTAGGGACAGTCAAGTTCCATTCAAGCCCACCGAGAATTTTCTTCTCCATAACTAGCACTTGTTGATTAGTGTAACCTTTGTGTGAAATTTTGGTAAAATCATTCACTTCAGGGGCCCATATCTCTTCATACTTTGAGGTTGTAAGCATTGAACTAATGCCCAATAACTGCAGTTCCTTCCTTCCCACTATCTCCGTTGCTAGATAGCGATCGATTATGTTGATTGTGAGGTAAATATTCTCTGGCATCAGATCCAATTTTTTGTGAATTTCAATCAACCAGTCTACAAGTATGGCTCTCATTTTCTTATTAATTTCAGGATGTGACTGTATGTAGTCAAAAACCTTGGTCTCATTCTACAAGAGAGAAGAGTTTGACAGGTCAGACTTGTGCAATATAGTACTACAAGTATTAAGTTCAATACAATTTGTTCAAGATTAAAATGTACAAAAAGCTTGTAGAACTTGTACATGTCCTCCATATACTCAACAGCTGCCAACTCATTGTTGGCATCAGCAACATCAATATCAACAATTTGTACCTTGGGTTTCTTAGTTAATCTGCAAGCAGCAGGAGAACTATTACAACTGTTTCAGCGGCTGAAATAGCACCATTACAACCAGCCGGAATGCACGTTATTGGAGTAGATTCAAGAGCTACTAGTAATGTATCATGTCACCGTGATTCAGTCACTGAACCTATTATGGTTTTAATGTTTAGGCTAACTCGTTTTAGTCTATCTGCCCAACTATATACTTATCAGTAAAGAAGTGCTCTTAAGGAATTATTTTCCTTGAAATTGCAAAGAAGTGTTAATCATATAAATATACATTCTTTTGTACTTCACTACTCGTTAGCACTAATAACAAGTATCCATTACACAATTAACTAACCATAAAGCAGCTGAAAAAACCAGCACAAAAGCAGAGTTTAACGATAATGATGCAAAAACACAAGATTAAACTCGAAAATCAGATAAAGTCTATGAGAAAACTTAACTCTGCAAGTAGTAAAATACCGTATCATCACTTTGCAACTTTGCATTTGTGGGGAGCATTCATCATTTGTGAGGAGCATTCAACAATCTCTTATGCTTACTATTATGCTAAATGACTAAAAACAATTATCACTACCACACCAAAATAGCAGACCTTTGCCTTTTATCTTGTAATATAGT encodes:
- the LOC141705451 gene encoding G2/mitotic-specific cyclin-2-like translates to MSTISGTSNIGNSKGGKSGNLSGAGPCGRGGGGGNGGNTYNDVGASTVLLLGLTRLTKKPKVQIVDIDVADANNELAAVEYMEDMYKFYKLFNETKVFDYIQSHPEINKKMRAILVDWLIEIHKKLDLMPENIYLTINIIDRYLATEIVGRKELQLLGISSMLTTSKYEEIWAPEVNDFTKISHKGYTNQQVLVMEKKILGGLEWNLTVPTPYEYMYAN